Proteins co-encoded in one Funiculus sociatus GB2-C1 genomic window:
- a CDS encoding DUF4159 domain-containing protein produces the protein MFPPPSTNPLERLNVTDGLLMNADRWRRSHEYHRQRQNIHYQSLNQPGIVSGLGVHLISPPADVAPQFRDGRWLQIQPGIAIDLMGNPIVVPEPIEFRVSGEMAQNPQMVYLVVSYVDPEKLRRKESREFERETFRIDEKMAPPSDLEVELCRILLQPEAEQLESPKDVFFPTVNSLDLRYRTVARSRPAAVIRVAHIMRSQPADERSFTNLSYLLDSVAALYPSLQGEDTIGRVTLADSKISDYDLLYLTGKRSLYLNQQEFEALRNYLDTGGILLVDAPTDAINLIESVMAITQQLGTPLEDIKRLSRNHPLRTKPFLFAALPTLNNQQIQIGYGGGIILVIGELSAAWGLDDKLLLSRETIRTAQELGINLLHFAQARRQMTQLIKAGSVVAIAPETPGFKMKDIFDKLQL, from the coding sequence ATGTTTCCCCCACCATCCACCAACCCCTTAGAGCGCTTAAACGTCACTGACGGTCTACTAATGAACGCCGACCGCTGGCGGCGATCGCATGAGTACCATCGACAGCGCCAAAATATTCATTATCAGTCCTTGAATCAGCCAGGAATTGTCTCTGGTTTAGGCGTACATTTGATTTCACCACCAGCAGATGTAGCACCGCAATTCCGGGATGGACGTTGGCTGCAAATTCAGCCGGGAATTGCCATAGATTTAATGGGAAATCCGATTGTAGTTCCCGAACCAATTGAATTTCGGGTGTCGGGTGAGATGGCACAAAATCCCCAAATGGTTTATTTGGTGGTTAGTTATGTAGATCCAGAGAAATTGCGTCGAAAAGAGTCGCGTGAATTTGAAAGGGAAACTTTTAGAATTGACGAGAAAATGGCTCCGCCTAGTGATTTGGAAGTGGAATTGTGTCGAATTCTCCTGCAACCAGAGGCGGAACAATTAGAGAGTCCCAAGGATGTATTTTTTCCGACAGTTAATAGTTTAGATTTGCGCTACCGAACAGTTGCGCGATCGCGTCCAGCAGCAGTTATCCGAGTTGCCCATATAATGCGATCGCAACCCGCCGACGAACGCAGTTTTACTAATCTTTCCTATTTGCTAGATTCTGTTGCTGCTCTTTACCCCAGTTTACAGGGAGAAGATACAATTGGACGAGTAACTTTAGCAGACTCTAAAATTTCAGATTATGACTTACTTTACCTAACTGGTAAGCGATCTCTTTATCTGAACCAACAAGAATTTGAAGCTTTGAGGAATTATTTAGATACAGGCGGTATTCTGCTAGTAGATGCTCCCACAGATGCCATAAACCTGATAGAAAGTGTCATGGCTATCACCCAACAACTAGGAACACCTCTAGAAGATATCAAACGCCTGAGTCGAAATCACCCCTTACGCACCAAGCCTTTCTTATTTGCAGCGCTACCTACATTGAATAATCAGCAAATTCAAATAGGTTATGGGGGAGGAATCATTTTAGTAATTGGCGAACTGTCAGCAGCTTGGGGATTAGATGACAAGCTTCTCCTATCGCGAGAAACCATCCGTACCGCCCAAGAACTAGGAATTAACCTTCTACATTTTGCCCAAGCTCGAAGACAAATGACGCAGTTAATAAAAGCAGGAAGTGTAGTAGCGATCGCTCCAGAAACGCCTGGTTTTAAAATGAAAGATATTTTTGACAAGCTCCAATTGTAA
- a CDS encoding phage tail protein, whose product MTQSTSHSKILRLQLTPMQITQAIAPVGNAFDSPQLMSGGVNSRQVTSCDLVVHPKEPSEMVVQLENLGRRNLQVNLQIEGFPPQWCRIGMEGHEIAPGQQMDAVLYFQVPANFFENNESLATDETLVVDYQSRLYVYYVEEGSGRQQIESAVFNLYIRPRSLYLNFLPALYQEVDFIGRFLKIFEETFEPAVQSMDALWAYLDPLTAPAAMLPFLAHWVAWPMNPRWSLTRQRYLIRQAVELYRWRGTRRGLRHYLHLYTDLPLDDHIPQEAEKHICIEEIFGRGFVLGETHLSEDSMLGGGRPYHFVVRLRPDRPEQIDEGLVRHIIEQEKPAFCTYELTIETG is encoded by the coding sequence ATGACTCAAAGCACTTCCCACAGTAAAATTCTCCGCCTGCAACTCACCCCCATGCAGATCACTCAAGCGATCGCGCCCGTGGGAAATGCTTTTGATAGTCCGCAGTTGATGAGTGGCGGCGTAAATAGCAGGCAAGTTACCAGTTGCGATCTGGTTGTGCATCCCAAAGAACCAAGTGAAATGGTTGTACAGCTAGAAAACTTGGGAAGGCGTAACTTACAAGTGAACCTGCAAATTGAGGGCTTCCCGCCACAGTGGTGTCGTATCGGTATGGAAGGACACGAAATTGCTCCCGGTCAGCAGATGGATGCAGTTTTATACTTCCAAGTTCCAGCAAACTTCTTTGAAAATAATGAATCTTTGGCGACGGATGAAACCCTAGTAGTTGATTATCAGAGCCGTCTTTATGTTTACTACGTAGAAGAAGGTAGTGGCAGGCAACAAATTGAATCCGCCGTTTTTAACCTCTATATACGTCCTCGCAGTCTCTACCTGAATTTTTTGCCAGCACTCTATCAAGAAGTAGACTTTATTGGTCGCTTCTTGAAAATTTTTGAGGAGACTTTTGAACCCGCAGTGCAGTCTATGGATGCTTTGTGGGCTTACCTAGACCCCTTGACTGCGCCTGCGGCGATGCTACCCTTTCTCGCTCATTGGGTAGCTTGGCCCATGAACCCCCGCTGGAGCCTGACTCGGCAGCGTTATCTAATTCGACAAGCTGTGGAACTTTACCGCTGGCGCGGGACAAGACGGGGTTTGCGCCACTATTTGCATCTCTACACAGATTTACCTTTAGACGACCACATACCCCAAGAAGCTGAGAAACATATTTGTATCGAAGAAATCTTTGGGAGAGGTTTTGTATTAGGAGAAACACACCTTAGCGAAGATTCTATGCTTGGTGGCGGACGACCCTATCACTTTGTTGTACGTCTGCGTCCTGACCGACCAGAACAAATTGACGAAGGATTAGTGCGCCACATTATTGAACAAGAAAAACCAGCTTTCTGTACTTACGAACTTACTATCGAAACAGGTTAA
- a CDS encoding putative baseplate assembly protein translates to MDFDFLPKLPKSDLDDRTFKDLVDECILRIPRYCPEWTNYNPSDPGITLIELFAWLTDQMLLRFNQVPRRNYVAFLELLGVRLQAPVPAQTDLTFYLSAALPEPYTIPSGVELATLRTETDPAIVFSTDRPLVIGKPNIRHFLTAQSVEDTPQMLRDRFTNLWTFRPNGEWAGTNLSIFDDQPDPGNCFYLVFNPEDECEGNVLALKFKGEAATSTGINPEAPPRRWEAWNGAYWQQVLLQESDDSTKGFSFSEIDRTGSNPIQSADVVLHMPQRWPVSHFLTYQGRWLRCVYSHIDTTQPGYSNSPRIVGLSARAIGGSVGASQSEIIRNELLGESDGSPGQTFQLQGVPILTRREDEYILVSPPGALPQAWTEVSDFAESGSQDLHYTIDSRTGLVQFGPLIREPAHLQQQTQLRARTQTAGDWGRAAINSQSPMLNAQTPIPADVRSLERQYGAVPPKGSVIRMVAYRTGGGRKGNVQRGTITVPKSALPYVARVINHTPARNGADAESLEDAVIRVPAMLRTRDRAVTPEDFEVLTLQAGGGAVARTLCLPPSTSEQAGTVRMLLVPQANTDAIAQGVGIHPDLLSLTPQLKEQIHAYLDERRLLGVHVQLQAPEYVGVAVQTEVALEPEYKNPRAQEDILLKLRVALYRFLNPLTGGMDGTGWPFGRPVYPSDIVTLFQQIPGVRYLGVVQLFELRKQEQTWVRTLPQNPVIDPGPLGLVCSWRNNQLRSGHVVNIIQ, encoded by the coding sequence ATGGATTTTGATTTTTTACCGAAGTTACCGAAGTCCGATTTAGACGATCGGACATTCAAAGATTTAGTAGATGAGTGCATTCTGCGGATTCCTCGCTACTGTCCGGAGTGGACGAATTACAACCCCAGCGACCCTGGAATCACGCTGATTGAGCTATTTGCCTGGCTGACTGACCAAATGTTGCTGCGGTTTAATCAGGTTCCCCGTCGCAACTATGTTGCTTTTCTAGAGTTATTAGGGGTTCGCCTGCAAGCTCCGGTTCCGGCTCAGACAGACTTGACTTTTTATCTAAGTGCTGCACTGCCCGAACCGTACACTATTCCATCTGGGGTGGAGTTGGCAACATTGCGGACAGAAACTGATCCGGCGATTGTTTTCAGCACCGATCGTCCGTTGGTGATTGGTAAGCCTAACATCCGCCACTTTCTGACGGCGCAGAGTGTGGAAGATACACCCCAGATGTTGCGCGATCGCTTCACGAATCTCTGGACATTCCGTCCTAATGGCGAATGGGCGGGTACAAATCTCTCCATCTTTGACGACCAACCCGATCCGGGAAATTGCTTTTATCTGGTGTTCAATCCAGAGGACGAGTGCGAAGGTAATGTTCTAGCACTCAAATTCAAAGGCGAAGCAGCTACCTCTACTGGCATTAACCCGGAGGCTCCTCCCCGTCGCTGGGAAGCTTGGAATGGTGCTTATTGGCAGCAGGTTCTGTTGCAGGAATCAGATGATAGCACCAAAGGATTCAGTTTTAGCGAAATCGATCGCACTGGCAGCAATCCCATCCAAAGCGCAGATGTAGTCCTGCATATGCCCCAGCGCTGGCCCGTGTCCCACTTCCTCACCTATCAGGGGCGGTGGCTGCGTTGCGTATACAGTCATATAGACACCACGCAACCAGGTTACAGTAATTCCCCCCGGATTGTGGGTTTGTCTGCCAGAGCAATTGGCGGCAGCGTGGGTGCTTCTCAAAGTGAGATAATTAGAAATGAACTTCTGGGAGAAAGTGACGGTTCGCCCGGTCAAACTTTCCAATTGCAGGGGGTTCCCATCTTGACTCGCCGGGAAGATGAATACATTTTGGTGAGTCCGCCGGGAGCATTACCTCAAGCTTGGACAGAGGTAAGTGATTTTGCCGAATCTGGTTCCCAGGATCTGCACTACACCATCGATTCGCGTACCGGGTTGGTTCAGTTTGGCCCCTTGATTCGAGAGCCAGCCCACCTTCAGCAGCAGACGCAGTTGCGTGCTAGAACGCAGACGGCTGGAGACTGGGGACGGGCTGCGATCAATTCCCAATCCCCAATGCTGAATGCCCAAACCCCAATCCCCGCAGACGTGCGATCGCTAGAACGTCAATATGGCGCAGTACCTCCCAAAGGTTCCGTGATTCGCATGGTTGCATACCGCACAGGCGGCGGTCGTAAAGGAAATGTCCAACGGGGGACAATTACCGTACCCAAGTCAGCGCTTCCCTACGTTGCCAGAGTAATAAATCATACACCAGCCCGCAATGGAGCCGATGCCGAATCTTTGGAAGATGCGGTAATCAGAGTGCCTGCAATGCTCCGGACTCGCGATCGCGCCGTCACCCCAGAAGACTTCGAGGTACTGACGCTACAAGCTGGTGGTGGTGCCGTTGCCCGCACCCTGTGCTTGCCACCAAGTACCAGCGAACAAGCCGGGACAGTACGGATGCTGCTGGTGCCGCAAGCAAATACAGATGCGATCGCGCAAGGCGTTGGCATTCACCCGGATTTACTTTCCCTGACTCCCCAACTCAAAGAACAAATTCACGCTTACCTGGACGAACGCCGACTACTGGGAGTTCACGTACAACTGCAAGCACCCGAATATGTCGGAGTCGCAGTTCAAACCGAAGTCGCACTAGAGCCAGAATACAAAAATCCCCGCGCCCAAGAAGACATTCTCTTAAAATTGCGCGTCGCTTTGTACCGCTTTTTAAATCCACTTACCGGAGGCATGGATGGCACAGGCTGGCCTTTCGGTCGTCCCGTCTATCCTTCAGATATTGTCACCTTATTCCAGCAAATCCCCGGTGTGCGTTATTTAGGTGTTGTCCAGCTGTTTGAGTTGCGTAAGCAGGAACAAACTTGGGTGCGAACATTGCCCCAAAACCCCGTCATCGATCCGGGCCCCCTCGGTTTAGTCTGTTCTTGGCGGAATAATCAACTGCGTTCCGGTCACGTCGTGAATATTATCCAGTAA
- a CDS encoding GPW/gp25 family protein, producing MPEGTDRQHSHLGTGWSFPLRVNVQGGLQLSSAERNIEESIRIILQTQIGERVYRPNFGSRLSEMVFAPMNTQTLLLLRLHVQEALEMWEPRIVLDVVRTEPDPIRGRVDIIIEYHAKGSYDRGSLVYPFYLNGGNDS from the coding sequence ATGCCAGAAGGAACTGATAGGCAGCACAGCCACCTGGGTACGGGCTGGTCTTTCCCACTACGGGTGAACGTACAGGGAGGGCTTCAACTCAGTTCGGCAGAGCGCAACATCGAAGAGTCGATTCGGATTATCCTGCAAACTCAGATAGGTGAAAGGGTATACCGACCTAATTTTGGATCGCGTCTGTCGGAAATGGTCTTTGCGCCCATGAACACCCAAACCCTACTGCTATTACGTCTTCACGTACAGGAAGCTCTGGAAATGTGGGAGCCTCGCATAGTTCTGGATGTGGTGCGTACTGAACCCGATCCGATTCGCGGCCGTGTGGATATCATTATTGAGTACCACGCTAAGGGCAGTTACGATCGTGGGAGCTTGGTTTATCCTTTCTACCTGAACGGGGGAAATGATAGTTAA
- a CDS encoding PAAR domain-containing protein: MLPVAVIGDVAGGSPIIGPGAPTVLVMGRPIACMGDAVAGPTIATGVLAMPCSVTVLACGRPVAHMGTMAVGVTPPAPVPVPISLPVIATGATVLVIP; this comes from the coding sequence ATGTTACCAGTAGCAGTAATCGGTGATGTCGCTGGCGGTAGTCCCATTATTGGCCCAGGCGCACCAACCGTGCTAGTTATGGGACGGCCTATAGCTTGTATGGGAGATGCCGTCGCAGGCCCGACAATAGCCACTGGCGTTCTAGCTATGCCTTGTTCTGTCACCGTCCTGGCTTGCGGTCGTCCAGTAGCTCATATGGGTACTATGGCTGTGGGAGTCACTCCCCCCGCCCCCGTGCCAGTTCCCATTTCTTTACCTGTTATCGCCACGGGAGCCACCGTATTAGTTATCCCTTAA
- a CDS encoding VgrG-related protein, whose translation MPQNTIRYISRPLIKIDGQDAPAGLAEDILQISVEESLHLPAMFTLVVRNDYFPGRDSEQLWKYDNLFTIGKSVQLGLASSTTEDLDFDEAQRGDILKGEITGIETHFSSQSQAPVIIRGYDVSHRLHRGRYNRSFQNMSDTDIVRQIIGEVGMTAGTIDESGGPYGFGDPVGYVFQENQTNMEFLRERAARHGFELFVQDSKLHFRKPVAGDTLTLKWLQEIHSFQVRVTSAEQVSAVEVRGWDYQNKTAITSSKNSQSDVVITDTEHGKGKSTSTKFGLENQAPKMIVVDQAVYSQKEADKIAQALYNELSGEFVYADAKAEGDPRIRPGRVVELSGMGKYSGKYYVTETRQNYQDRYYSTEFSVRGLRGGDLLTTLSPQTRLRPGQTMLVGIVTNNKDPKKWGRVRVKFPTLTPEDNASAHESNWARVVGVGAGTTRGFDCLPEINDEVLVAFEHGDIHRPYVIGGVWNGKDAPPETVDNSISGEGKVRLRTIKTRVGHKMQFVEEDKDSSKAGVYVETIGGHKLHMNDSDKFVEIKTTDGHYVRLDDQNKKIEIKTKGGHKILIDDQGKKLDITTSGGQKVLMNDMTNSIKMEAVQKISISAPMEILLQSGPSAIKLAPTGIELQTAAKLSVQAGGILDLKSGGAATMKSGAALSLQSGGALSAQSGAAVSVQSAAALSLQAGAAVAIMAAATASMTAPLIRLNC comes from the coding sequence ATGCCACAAAATACCATCCGTTACATATCTCGTCCCCTAATCAAAATTGACGGACAGGATGCTCCGGCGGGATTGGCAGAGGATATTCTTCAAATCTCCGTCGAAGAAAGCCTCCATCTCCCGGCAATGTTTACTTTAGTCGTCCGCAATGACTACTTTCCAGGTCGCGACTCCGAGCAGCTTTGGAAGTACGACAATCTCTTTACAATTGGTAAATCTGTCCAGCTCGGTTTAGCCTCCAGCACCACAGAAGATTTAGACTTTGATGAGGCACAGCGAGGAGATATTCTCAAAGGGGAAATCACTGGGATCGAAACTCACTTTTCTAGTCAATCCCAGGCACCCGTTATCATTCGCGGTTACGACGTATCTCACCGCCTGCACCGGGGACGCTATAACCGTTCTTTCCAAAACATGAGTGATACTGACATTGTGCGGCAGATTATCGGTGAAGTGGGGATGACCGCTGGCACAATTGATGAGAGCGGCGGCCCTTATGGTTTTGGAGATCCGGTTGGCTATGTTTTCCAAGAAAATCAAACCAACATGGAATTTCTGCGGGAAAGGGCGGCGCGGCATGGCTTTGAATTATTTGTACAAGATAGCAAGCTGCATTTCCGCAAACCTGTAGCAGGCGATACTTTAACCCTTAAGTGGTTGCAAGAAATACATAGTTTTCAGGTACGAGTCACCAGCGCTGAACAGGTAAGTGCTGTAGAAGTGAGGGGTTGGGATTACCAAAACAAAACAGCAATTACATCCAGTAAAAATAGTCAATCAGATGTAGTAATTACTGATACCGAACACGGCAAAGGTAAAAGCACTAGCACTAAATTCGGGCTAGAGAATCAGGCACCGAAAATGATTGTGGTAGATCAAGCAGTCTACAGCCAAAAGGAAGCTGATAAAATAGCTCAAGCCCTGTATAACGAGCTAAGCGGAGAATTTGTCTATGCTGATGCAAAAGCTGAGGGAGATCCGCGAATTCGACCGGGACGGGTAGTAGAACTATCAGGTATGGGAAAGTATAGCGGCAAATATTACGTCACCGAAACTCGTCAAAACTATCAAGACCGCTATTACAGTACCGAGTTTAGTGTCAGAGGTTTGCGGGGAGGAGATTTGCTGACAACTCTATCTCCGCAAACTCGCCTGCGACCGGGACAAACTATGTTAGTGGGGATTGTTACCAATAACAAAGACCCGAAAAAATGGGGGCGAGTTAGGGTAAAGTTTCCTACCCTAACTCCAGAAGATAATGCCAGCGCCCACGAAAGCAACTGGGCGAGAGTAGTGGGGGTGGGAGCAGGAACCACTCGCGGCTTCGACTGTCTGCCGGAGATTAACGACGAGGTGCTGGTAGCCTTTGAACACGGCGACATTCATCGCCCCTATGTTATTGGTGGGGTTTGGAACGGTAAGGATGCGCCGCCGGAAACAGTCGATAACAGTATCTCAGGTGAAGGCAAGGTACGCTTACGGACTATTAAAACCCGTGTTGGGCATAAAATGCAGTTTGTGGAAGAGGATAAAGACAGCAGCAAAGCTGGTGTCTATGTCGAGACTATAGGCGGTCATAAATTACACATGAATGACAGTGACAAATTTGTGGAAATTAAAACCACTGACGGTCATTATGTGCGCCTAGACGATCAGAATAAGAAGATCGAAATTAAGACTAAGGGGGGTCATAAGATACTCATAGACGATCAAGGTAAGAAGTTAGACATCACAACCAGCGGCGGTCAGAAGGTGCTGATGAATGACATGACCAATAGTATCAAAATGGAGGCGGTGCAAAAAATTAGTATTTCCGCACCAATGGAGATTTTGCTGCAATCAGGCCCTAGCGCTATAAAACTGGCTCCTACTGGCATAGAATTGCAAACCGCAGCCAAGTTAAGCGTTCAAGCAGGCGGCATCTTAGACTTGAAGTCTGGGGGTGCTGCCACTATGAAATCTGGTGCGGCTTTGTCTCTGCAATCTGGCGGTGCTTTGTCGGCGCAGTCTGGTGCGGCTGTGAGTGTGCAGTCTGCGGCGGCGCTGAGTCTGCAAGCGGGTGCGGCGGTGGCGATTATGGCAGCTGCCACAGCTAGCATGACAGCGCCTTTGATTCGACTTAACTGTTGA
- a CDS encoding aldo/keto reductase yields the protein MNLPESSRLQFTPDLNICRVLNGMWQVSGAHGRINSKAAIQSMFEYMDAGFTTWDLADHYGPAEDFIGEFRRQLVETRGNEALSNLQAFTKWVPRPTKMTRKLVEDNINISLRRMGVDSLDLMQFHWWDYRDENYLEALKYMTQLQEEGKIKHLALTNFDTEHVKIITHAGIKIVSNQVQFSLIDRRPLVNMVQFGQENNIKLFAYGTLCGGLLSEKYVGKPEPRGGELNTASLRKYKNMVDAWGGWSLFQELLSTLQQIAQKHAVSIANVAVRYILDQPAIAGVIVGARLSVSQHLEDNARVFNLMLDNSDYQQIDAVLGQSRDLYQAIGDCGDEYRR from the coding sequence ATGAATCTACCTGAATCAAGCAGACTGCAATTTACCCCAGATTTGAATATCTGCCGCGTACTAAATGGTATGTGGCAAGTATCAGGCGCTCACGGACGAATTAACTCAAAAGCCGCCATCCAAAGTATGTTTGAGTACATGGATGCAGGCTTTACAACTTGGGATTTGGCAGACCATTACGGCCCCGCAGAAGACTTTATTGGCGAGTTCCGGCGGCAATTGGTAGAAACCCGTGGTAACGAGGCGCTGTCTAACTTACAAGCTTTCACAAAATGGGTGCCAAGACCAACTAAAATGACGCGCAAGTTGGTAGAAGATAACATTAATATTTCCCTGCGAAGAATGGGAGTTGATTCCTTAGACTTGATGCAGTTTCACTGGTGGGATTACCGGGATGAAAACTACTTGGAAGCGCTCAAGTACATGACCCAGCTTCAAGAGGAAGGTAAAATTAAGCACCTGGCTTTAACAAACTTTGATACGGAACACGTAAAAATTATTACTCATGCAGGAATCAAAATCGTTTCCAATCAAGTGCAGTTTTCTCTAATTGACCGCCGTCCTTTAGTAAATATGGTGCAGTTTGGTCAAGAAAACAATATCAAACTATTTGCTTATGGTACGCTCTGCGGCGGCTTGTTGTCAGAAAAATATGTGGGGAAACCGGAACCGCGAGGGGGAGAACTGAACACAGCTAGTTTGAGAAAATATAAAAACATGGTAGATGCGTGGGGTGGTTGGAGCTTATTTCAAGAACTACTTTCAACTCTCCAGCAAATTGCCCAAAAACACGCAGTGAGTATTGCTAATGTAGCGGTTCGTTACATTCTAGATCAGCCAGCGATCGCAGGTGTAATTGTCGGCGCACGGTTAAGCGTGTCGCAACATTTAGAAGACAACGCCAGAGTATTTAATTTGATGTTAGATAACTCAGATTATCAGCAGATTGATGCTGTCCTGGGACAGTCGCGGGATTTGTATCAGGCGATCGGTGACTGCGGAGATGAGTATCGAAGATAA
- a CDS encoding leucine-rich repeat domain-containing protein — MSEPQPNQTPNFNSFADWCLHKDSLSEAARNTVDVLLEEAGTSDCNEAALILLYCTELDLSSNEITDLNLLSGLTNLTQLDLNYNEITDLSGLSRLINLTQLNLYNNQITDLSGLSRLTNLTQLHLGGNQITDLSPLSELTNLTQLDLGSNQITDLSPLSGLINLTQLDLGSNQITDLSPLSGLTNLTQLNLYYNQITDLSPLSGLTNLTQLDLGSNQITDLSPLSGLINLTQLNLYYNKITDLSPLSRLTNLTQLSLYNNPIFNLSLLPSLLGKRRALFTKPIDFQEAKNAIKSAYATIGKEEPEVLFYRSPHAGCTQLFNLLKLDNTPEEQTFGKQKSLIVWGETLSESLQRILEALSCQALWKCIRSEIAPEQTAGDKEAWWELAELIDNSPELIGADFRYFFIYDIEPLTPTEIFKQIYATEFYVSSLGVTLDQKTQEAFDCLNQLFEHCGLIFPFEKVCVVCDRPTKISLDSQNLLHAEGEPAIQFADGWHTGYYYHGVKLPEKYGKLHPHQWQAQWLLEEDNAELRRVLIQGIGYARICQELQATELDSWQEYTLLKLDADIDGFEPDDFDDDDDAPQKEPIHLLKMTCPSTSFIHAMRVPPDITSARAAIRWINWDIDPEEFSVQT, encoded by the coding sequence ATGTCTGAACCACAGCCAAACCAAACCCCAAATTTTAACAGCTTTGCTGACTGGTGTTTGCACAAAGATAGCCTCTCAGAAGCAGCAAGAAATACAGTTGATGTGCTGTTAGAGGAAGCTGGCACTTCTGACTGCAATGAAGCGGCTCTGATACTTTTATACTGCACTGAGCTGGATCTTAGCAGTAATGAAATTACCGACTTGAATCTGCTTTCTGGGTTAACCAACCTCACCCAACTGGATCTAAATTACAATGAAATTACCGATTTGAGTGGGCTTTCTAGGTTAATCAACCTCACCCAACTGAATCTCTATAATAATCAAATTACCGACTTGAGTGGGCTTTCTAGGTTAACCAACCTCACCCAACTGCATCTCGGTGGCAATCAAATTACCGATTTGAGTCCGCTTTCTGAGTTAACCAACCTCACCCAACTGGATCTCGGTAGTAATCAAATTACCGATTTGAGTCCGCTTTCTGGGTTAATCAATCTCACCCAACTGGATCTCGGTAGTAATCAAATTACCGATTTGAGTCCGCTTTCTGGGTTAACCAACCTCACCCAACTGAATCTCTATTACAATCAAATTACCGATTTGAGTCCACTTTCTGGGTTAACCAACCTCACCCAACTGGATCTCGGTAGTAATCAAATTACCGATTTGAGTCCGCTTTCTGGGTTAATCAATCTCACTCAACTGAATCTCTATTACAATAAAATTACCGATTTGAGTCCGCTTTCTAGGTTAACCAACCTCACCCAACTGAGTCTCTATAACAATCCAATTTTTAATCTAAGTTTGTTGCCATCGCTTCTAGGCAAGCGGCGCGCTCTCTTCACGAAGCCGATCGATTTTCAAGAAGCCAAAAATGCTATCAAATCTGCCTATGCAACGATTGGTAAAGAAGAACCAGAAGTTCTTTTTTACCGTAGTCCACACGCGGGGTGTACTCAACTATTCAACTTGCTCAAACTAGACAATACACCAGAAGAACAAACATTTGGGAAGCAGAAATCTCTTATCGTGTGGGGAGAGACACTATCAGAGTCGCTCCAGAGGATTTTGGAAGCACTTTCGTGTCAAGCGCTGTGGAAGTGTATCCGGAGCGAAATAGCACCAGAGCAGACAGCAGGAGACAAAGAAGCATGGTGGGAGTTGGCTGAATTAATTGATAACTCTCCAGAACTCATCGGAGCTGATTTCAGGTATTTTTTTATATATGATATCGAGCCACTAACCCCCACAGAGATTTTTAAGCAAATCTACGCAACTGAATTTTATGTTTCTTCGTTAGGTGTCACTCTTGACCAAAAGACACAGGAAGCATTTGACTGTCTGAACCAGCTTTTCGAGCATTGTGGTTTGATTTTCCCGTTTGAGAAGGTTTGTGTAGTATGCGATCGCCCTACTAAAATCTCCCTGGACAGCCAAAACCTCCTCCACGCCGAAGGAGAACCCGCGATTCAGTTTGCCGATGGATGGCATACGGGATATTATTATCACGGTGTGAAATTGCCTGAAAAATATGGCAAACTGCATCCCCATCAATGGCAGGCGCAATGGCTTTTAGAAGAAGACAACGCGGAACTGCGTCGAGTATTAATTCAGGGCATTGGCTATGCACGAATCTGTCAAGAATTACAAGCAACTGAATTAGATTCCTGGCAAGAATATACTTTGCTAAAACTTGATGCTGATATTGATGGTTTCGAGCCTGACGATTTTGATGATGATGATGATGCTCCTCAAAAAGAGCCAATTCACTTGCTGAAAATGACCTGTCCAAGCACAAGTTTTATTCATGCTATGCGAGTACCGCCGGATATTACATCGGCTCGTGCAGCGATTCGCTGGATCAATTGGGACATCGATCCAGAAGAATTTTCCGTGCAAACCTGA
- the petJ gene encoding cytochrome c6 PetJ, producing MLNKLVKIAILMVLMLTIAFIPNALAADTANGAKIFSVECAGCHINGSNIIRRGKNLQLKALKKNGYDSTDAIASIVANGKNNMSAYKDRLSQQQIEDVSAYVLEQAEKGWRS from the coding sequence ATGTTGAATAAGTTAGTGAAAATCGCGATATTGATGGTACTAATGCTGACCATTGCATTTATTCCAAATGCTTTAGCGGCAGATACAGCTAATGGTGCCAAAATTTTCAGCGTCGAATGTGCTGGTTGTCATATCAATGGCAGCAATATTATTAGACGGGGGAAAAATCTGCAACTAAAAGCTTTAAAAAAAAATGGATATGATTCAACGGATGCGATCGCGTCCATTGTCGCCAACGGCAAAAACAATATGTCCGCCTACAAAGACCGCTTAAGCCAACAGCAGATAGAAGATGTCTCCGCTTATGTGTTAGAACAAGCTGAAAAAGGCTGGCGTTCTTAA